The Equus przewalskii isolate Varuska chromosome 5, EquPr2, whole genome shotgun sequence genome window below encodes:
- the CRYBA2 gene encoding beta-crystallin A2 encodes MSSAPAPGPAPACLTLWDEEDFQGRRCRLLSDCANIGERGGLRRVRSVKVESGAWVAFEYPDFQGQQFILEKGDYPRWSAWSGSGGHHSDQLLSFRPVLCANHGDSRVTLFEADNFQGSKFELTDDYPSLPSMGWASKDVGSIKVSSGAWVAYQYPGYRGYQYVLERDRRSGEFRTYSEFGTQAHTGQLQSIRRVQH; translated from the exons ATGAGCAGCGCCCCCGCGCCGGGCCCCGCGCCCGCCTGCCTCACGCTCTGGGACGAGGAGGACTTCCAGGGCCGCCGCTGCCGGCTGCTGAGTGACTGCGCGAACATCGGCGAGCGCGGAGGCCTGCGCAGGGTGCGCTCAGTCAAGGTCGAAAGCGGCGC TTGGGTGGCCTTTGAGTACCCAGACTTCCAGGGACAGCAGTTCATTCTGGAGAAAGGCGACTATCCTCGCTGGAGCGCCTGGAGTGGCAGCGGCGGCCACCACAGCGACCAGCTGCTGTCTTTCCGGCCAGTGCTCTGCGCG AACCATGGTGACAGCCGCGTGACACTGTTTGAGGCGGACAACTTCCAGGGTTCCAAGTTTGAACTCACAGATGACTACCCATCCCTGCCCTCCATGGGCTGGGCCAGCAAGGATGTGGGTTCCATCAAAGTCAGCTCTGGAGC GTGGGTGGCCTACCAGTACCCAGGCTACCGGGGCTACCAGTATGTATTGGAGCGGGACCGGCGCAGTGGGGAATTCCGTACCTACAGCGAATTCGGCACTCAGGCCCACACCGGGCAGTTGCAGTCCATTCGGAGAGTCCAGCACTAA